One segment of Neobacillus endophyticus DNA contains the following:
- a CDS encoding gluconeogenesis factor YvcK family protein gives MREIGQPRIVVIGGGTGLPVLLRGLKQYPVDITAIVTVADDGGSSGRIREDMHIPPPGDIRNVLAALSDVEPLVEEMFQHRFNTSNELSGHSLGNLILAAMTSITGNFVHAIQEMSKVLNVRGKVLPAANQSVVLNAEMEDGTIVSGESKIPYSGKRIKKVFLTPNNIRPLPETIQAIRQADLIIIGPGSLYTSILPNLLVPRLGDEVCRTQAKKVYICNLMTQAGETNGFSASDHVRAIYDHMSCAFINTILVNNVEVPQDVQLRYNEELAHPVQYDMPQLSDLGIDVVHADIAYLENGALRHDPKKVAKILYNLLIAETNKRYEA, from the coding sequence ATGAGAGAGATTGGACAGCCACGAATAGTCGTCATCGGCGGGGGAACAGGGCTGCCGGTATTGTTGCGCGGCCTCAAACAATATCCCGTAGATATCACTGCGATTGTGACAGTTGCCGATGACGGCGGCAGCTCCGGCAGAATTCGTGAGGATATGCACATTCCACCTCCTGGTGATATTCGTAATGTGCTGGCGGCTTTATCAGATGTGGAGCCGCTGGTAGAGGAAATGTTTCAGCACCGCTTTAATACATCTAATGAGCTTTCAGGGCATTCACTGGGAAATTTAATTTTAGCGGCTATGACCTCTATTACTGGGAATTTTGTCCACGCTATACAAGAAATGAGCAAAGTCCTGAACGTACGGGGAAAAGTATTGCCTGCTGCCAATCAAAGTGTTGTGTTGAACGCAGAAATGGAAGATGGTACCATTGTGTCCGGTGAATCTAAGATCCCTTATTCTGGGAAAAGGATTAAAAAGGTATTTTTAACCCCAAACAATATTCGTCCATTGCCGGAAACGATTCAAGCGATCCGCCAAGCCGATTTAATCATTATTGGGCCGGGCAGTCTATACACCAGTATTTTGCCAAATCTTCTCGTACCGCGTTTAGGGGATGAAGTATGCCGCACGCAAGCAAAAAAGGTGTATATTTGCAATTTAATGACACAGGCAGGGGAAACGAATGGCTTTTCCGCCAGCGACCATGTTAGAGCCATTTACGATCATATGAGCTGTGCATTTATCAACACGATTTTGGTCAATAATGTGGAGGTCCCTCAGGATGTACAGCTTCGTTATAATGAAGAACTCGCACATCCAGTTCAATATGATATGCCGCAGCTTTCCGATCTCGGTATTGATGTTGTGCATGCTGATATTGCTTATCTCGAAAATGGAGCATTAAGGCATGATCCAAAAAAGGTGGCAAAAATTTTATATAATTTGCTGATTGCTGAAACTAATAAGCGGTATGAAGCGTAA
- the trxB gene encoding thioredoxin-disulfide reductase has translation MSEEKIYDVIIAGAGPAGMTAAVYTSRANLSTLMIERGMPGGQMANTEDVENYPGYESILGPDLSTKMFEHAKKFGAEYAYGDIKEIIAEGDYKIVVAGSKQYKAYSIIITTGAEYKKIGVPGEKELGGRGVSYCAVCDGAFFKQKELYVIGGGDSAVEEGVYLTRFASKVTIVHRRDKLRAQKILQDRAFANEKVDFIWNHTVKSINEKDGKVGSITLVSTENGEEQTLPADGVFIYIGMVPLSKPFANLGITNENGYIETNERMETKVPGIFAAGDIREKMLRQIVTATGDGSIAAQSAQHYVEELKEEMKVRK, from the coding sequence ATGTCTGAAGAAAAAATTTATGACGTAATTATCGCTGGCGCCGGACCTGCCGGGATGACTGCCGCTGTCTATACATCACGTGCAAATCTTTCAACACTAATGATTGAACGCGGAATGCCGGGCGGTCAAATGGCTAATACCGAGGATGTGGAAAACTATCCAGGTTATGAGAGTATTCTAGGACCAGACTTATCAACAAAAATGTTTGAGCATGCGAAAAAATTTGGTGCTGAATATGCATATGGTGATATCAAGGAAATCATCGCTGAAGGGGACTACAAAATTGTTGTCGCCGGATCTAAGCAGTATAAAGCCTATTCTATCATCATTACGACTGGTGCAGAATATAAGAAAATCGGTGTTCCTGGCGAAAAAGAACTTGGCGGCCGCGGTGTTTCCTATTGTGCCGTTTGTGACGGAGCTTTTTTTAAACAGAAAGAGCTGTATGTCATCGGCGGAGGAGACTCTGCAGTGGAAGAGGGTGTTTATTTAACACGCTTTGCTTCAAAAGTAACAATTGTGCATCGCCGTGATAAACTACGGGCACAAAAAATCCTTCAAGACCGTGCGTTCGCCAATGAAAAAGTAGATTTCATCTGGAATCATACGGTTAAATCCATTAATGAGAAGGATGGAAAAGTGGGGAGCATTACCCTTGTCTCTACGGAAAATGGCGAGGAGCAGACCCTGCCTGCTGATGGGGTATTTATTTATATTGGAATGGTGCCGCTATCTAAGCCGTTTGCGAATCTGGGCATCACCAACGAAAATGGCTATATTGAAACGAATGAAAGAATGGAAACAAAGGTACCTGGTATTTTCGCGGCGGGAGATATCCGCGAAAAAATGCTTCGTCAAATCGTAACTGCTACCGGAGACGGCAGCATCGCCGCTCAAAGCGCCCAACACTATGTAGAAGAACTAAAAGAAGAAATGAAGGTTAGAAAATAG
- a CDS encoding tetratricopeptide repeat protein, with protein sequence MVKDAKARIQKGKIISFVPTGEYYFKKGLKAYHRRDFLKAKKYLDRALQLEPGEPMIACQLSIVSTELGEFENSNRLLHLILEELDPDLVECHYFLANNYAHLGFFKDAYHHAKLYLQLDEAGDFADDAEELLELLSFEYEEPEDELYQQDDLIVKHEQARDLLDSGYIPKAIELLKEVVEEYPEYWSAYNNLALAYFYLGQTEQAETILDEVLERNHGNIHALCNKMIFAHYQGHLKFAQQILESLQKIQPLLSEHQFKLGISYALVGEYGLAYYWLKKLYKNGYYGDGLFYYWLSYAAYFTGNENFARNIWKKVLEFNPDKEGNEPWNKELSPVDGFENQATSILQKLESDYIEERLFAIFLAAISSKKDEILTSKKLFQNQRFTSLEKEYISFIRSGRMSHTADAHEIAELFYQTHQPIGTVEAGLYLMWFTVFAALSEKGDMLKNKHAWAGAVEYVWHKLRGEKVSQQEIASRYEISAATIGKYVKCVKELLD encoded by the coding sequence ATGGTTAAAGACGCAAAAGCAAGAATTCAAAAAGGAAAAATCATTTCGTTTGTTCCTACGGGGGAATATTATTTCAAAAAAGGTTTGAAGGCCTATCATCGACGTGATTTTTTAAAAGCAAAGAAATATCTTGACAGGGCTTTGCAGCTGGAGCCAGGTGAACCGATGATTGCTTGTCAGTTGTCGATTGTGTCAACGGAACTTGGCGAATTTGAAAATTCCAACCGTCTTCTGCATCTCATCCTTGAAGAATTGGATCCTGATTTAGTGGAGTGCCACTACTTTTTAGCAAATAATTATGCCCATTTAGGGTTTTTTAAAGATGCCTATCATCATGCCAAGCTTTACTTGCAGCTAGATGAAGCTGGTGATTTTGCAGATGATGCCGAAGAATTGCTGGAACTTCTTTCCTTTGAATATGAGGAGCCTGAGGATGAACTTTATCAGCAGGATGATTTAATAGTTAAGCATGAACAGGCGCGTGATCTCCTTGACTCAGGTTACATTCCAAAAGCGATCGAGCTGTTGAAGGAAGTGGTTGAGGAATATCCGGAATACTGGTCTGCTTACAACAATTTGGCACTTGCTTACTTCTATTTAGGCCAAACAGAACAGGCTGAGACCATTTTAGATGAAGTATTGGAGCGGAATCATGGAAATATCCATGCGTTATGCAACAAAATGATTTTTGCTCATTATCAAGGCCACTTGAAGTTTGCTCAACAAATTCTTGAATCACTACAAAAAATTCAGCCATTATTAAGTGAGCATCAATTTAAGTTGGGTATTTCCTATGCATTAGTGGGTGAGTATGGGCTTGCTTATTACTGGTTGAAAAAATTATATAAAAACGGTTATTACGGTGACGGTTTATTTTATTATTGGCTTTCTTATGCAGCTTATTTCACCGGCAACGAAAATTTCGCCAGGAATATTTGGAAAAAGGTGCTGGAATTTAATCCGGATAAAGAAGGCAATGAACCATGGAATAAAGAGCTATCTCCGGTCGATGGCTTTGAAAATCAGGCAACTTCGATTCTTCAAAAGTTGGAAAGTGATTATATTGAAGAGCGCCTGTTTGCCATTTTTCTTGCTGCGATCTCCAGCAAAAAAGATGAAATTCTTACTTCTAAAAAGTTGTTTCAAAATCAAAGGTTTACCAGTTTGGAAAAGGAATATATTTCGTTTATCCGCTCTGGAAGAATGTCGCATACGGCGGATGCTCACGAAATCGCTGAACTTTTTTATCAAACCCATCAGCCGATCGGTACGGTCGAGGCAGGATTATATTTGATGTGGTTTACGGTGTTTGCGGCATTGTCTGAGAAGGGCGATATGCTGAAAAATAAACATGCCTGGGCCGGGGCGGTAGAATATGTATGGCATAAACTACGCGGTGAAAAAGTATCACAGCAGGAGATTGCCAGTCGCTATGAAATCTCTGCTGCAACTATCGGCAAATATGTAAAGTGCGTAAAAGAGCTGTTGGATTAA
- the hisB gene encoding imidazoleglycerol-phosphate dehydratase HisB produces the protein MERSAHIERKTNETNIQLSLEIDGEGRADLETGVPFLEHMLDLFTKHGQFNLSVNAKGDIEVDDHHTTEDIGICLGQALREALGDKRGIKRYGNAFVPMDEALAQVVVDLSNRPHLEMRAEFPQQKVGTFDTELVHEFLWKLALEARMNLHVIVHYGKNTHHMIEAVFKALARALDEATTIDPRIKGVPSTKGML, from the coding sequence ATGGAAAGGTCAGCACATATAGAACGGAAAACAAATGAAACGAACATTCAGCTTTCATTGGAAATTGATGGAGAAGGTCGCGCCGATCTGGAAACAGGTGTGCCGTTTCTTGAACATATGCTAGATTTGTTCACGAAACACGGCCAATTCAATCTATCGGTAAATGCCAAAGGGGATATTGAAGTGGATGATCACCATACAACCGAAGACATTGGCATTTGCCTGGGACAGGCATTGCGTGAAGCCCTTGGCGACAAGCGAGGCATTAAACGTTACGGAAACGCCTTTGTCCCGATGGATGAAGCACTGGCTCAAGTTGTAGTCGACCTCAGCAATCGTCCGCATCTTGAAATGAGAGCAGAGTTTCCACAGCAAAAGGTCGGCACGTTTGATACCGAATTGGTCCATGAATTTCTTTGGAAGCTTGCTTTGGAAGCGAGAATGAACCTGCATGTCATCGTTCATTACGGAAAAAATACTCATCATATGATCGAAGCAGTATTCAAAGCGTTAGCCCGAGCACTTGACGAAGCGACAACCATTGATCCGCGGATCAAAGGAGTGCCTTCCACGAAAGGTATGCTGTAG
- a CDS encoding NUDIX hydrolase gives MQRVTNCVLIRDDKVLLLQKPRRGWWVAPGGKMEPGESVRDSCIREYREETGIYLKNPQLKGIFTMIMKEGDQLLSEWMMFTFLATDSDGAGLEECEEGKLEWHKVDQMNSLPMAEGDHHIIDYMIHGKGIIYGTFTYTKDFELISYRLDPS, from the coding sequence TTGCAGCGGGTTACGAATTGTGTGTTAATCAGGGATGATAAAGTTTTGTTGCTGCAGAAACCGCGCCGCGGCTGGTGGGTTGCTCCTGGAGGAAAGATGGAGCCGGGTGAGTCGGTTCGAGATTCTTGCATCAGAGAGTATCGGGAAGAGACAGGGATTTATTTGAAAAATCCGCAATTAAAAGGGATTTTTACTATGATTATGAAGGAAGGCGATCAGCTGCTTTCTGAGTGGATGATGTTTACTTTTTTGGCCACAGATTCTGATGGGGCAGGCCTCGAGGAATGTGAGGAAGGAAAGCTGGAATGGCATAAAGTGGACCAAATGAATAGCTTGCCGATGGCTGAAGGAGATCATCATATCATTGATTATATGATTCATGGAAAGGGAATTATCTACGGTACATTTACATACACAAAAGATTTTGAACTTATCAGCTACCGTCTAGATCCGAGTTAA
- the hisIE gene encoding bifunctional phosphoribosyl-AMP cyclohydrolase/phosphoribosyl-ATP diphosphatase HisIE — protein sequence MITEEIRFDEKGLVPAIIQDADTLEVLTLAYMNKESLEKTLESGETWFYSRSRQELWHKGATSGNTQAVVSIKYDCDQDALLVAVQPKGPACHTGAVSCFSEGPIERTLTLADYQILQTLEKVIVERERERPEGAYTTYLFEKGVDKILKKVGEEAAEVIIAAKNRNQEELKWEAADLLYHLQVLLVEQGLPFKEVLKTLEERHKSR from the coding sequence ATGATTACTGAAGAGATCCGTTTTGATGAAAAAGGGCTTGTTCCAGCCATCATTCAGGATGCAGATACATTGGAAGTTTTAACATTGGCCTATATGAACAAGGAGTCGCTTGAAAAAACACTGGAATCCGGGGAAACCTGGTTTTACAGCCGTTCCCGTCAAGAATTGTGGCATAAGGGGGCAACCAGTGGAAATACACAAGCTGTGGTCAGCATCAAATATGATTGCGATCAGGATGCACTTCTTGTCGCGGTTCAACCAAAAGGTCCTGCCTGCCACACCGGAGCTGTCAGTTGCTTTTCAGAAGGTCCGATAGAACGAACTCTGACATTGGCGGACTATCAAATTCTCCAAACGCTTGAAAAGGTAATTGTTGAACGTGAACGGGAACGTCCGGAAGGGGCTTATACTACTTACTTATTTGAAAAAGGTGTAGATAAAATTCTGAAAAAGGTCGGCGAAGAAGCTGCAGAGGTAATTATCGCTGCAAAAAATCGTAATCAGGAAGAACTGAAGTGGGAAGCAGCCGATTTGCTTTATCATCTGCAAGTATTGTTGGTCGAACAAGGATTGCCATTTAAAGAAGTTTTGAAAACTTTAGAAGAAAGACACAAAAGCCGGTAG
- the rapZ gene encoding RNase adapter RapZ, translating into MSTGSTSETQMVIITGMSGAGKTVAIQSFEDLGFFCVDNLPPTLLPKFLELMKESGNKMNKVALVMDLRGREFFDHLFKALDELAETSWVTPQILFLDAEDSTLVRRYKETRRSHPLAKDGSPLEGILLERELLEELKGRAQLVYNTSQMKPRELREKILTEFTANKQLIFTVNVMSFGFKHGIPIDADLVFDVRFLPNPHYIDHMRPKTGLDDEVSTYVLKWNDTQRFLEKVTDLLAFMLPHYKREGKAQLVIAIGCTGGQHRSVALAEYIGQFFQKDYKTVVSHRDIERRKDKTT; encoded by the coding sequence TTGAGTACCGGTTCGACAAGCGAAACACAAATGGTTATTATTACCGGAATGTCCGGTGCAGGGAAAACAGTTGCCATTCAAAGCTTCGAGGATTTGGGGTTCTTTTGCGTGGACAATTTGCCTCCTACATTACTCCCGAAGTTTCTTGAACTCATGAAAGAATCAGGGAATAAAATGAATAAAGTGGCACTTGTTATGGACCTTCGCGGCCGAGAATTTTTTGATCATCTCTTCAAGGCATTAGATGAGTTAGCTGAAACATCGTGGGTAACACCACAAATTTTATTTTTAGATGCAGAAGATTCAACACTAGTTCGCCGATATAAAGAAACAAGGCGTTCCCATCCGCTGGCGAAAGATGGTTCGCCTTTGGAAGGAATTTTACTGGAGAGGGAACTTCTAGAAGAGTTAAAAGGAAGAGCACAATTAGTTTACAACACTTCCCAGATGAAACCACGTGAATTACGTGAGAAAATATTAACAGAATTTACAGCGAATAAACAATTAATTTTTACTGTCAATGTCATGTCATTTGGCTTTAAGCATGGAATTCCAATTGATGCCGATCTTGTCTTTGATGTGCGTTTCCTGCCTAATCCTCATTATATAGATCATATGCGCCCAAAAACGGGTTTGGATGATGAGGTTTCAACGTATGTTTTGAAATGGAATGACACACAAAGATTTTTGGAAAAAGTTACGGATCTCCTCGCCTTTATGCTTCCGCATTATAAGAGAGAAGGAAAAGCGCAGCTTGTCATTGCAATTGGCTGTACCGGTGGACAACACCGATCAGTGGCCTTGGCGGAATACATTGGGCAATTCTTTCAGAAAGATTACAAAACAGTCGTATCTCACCGTGACATTGAGAGGAGAAAGGATAAAACAACATGA
- the clpP gene encoding ATP-dependent Clp endopeptidase proteolytic subunit ClpP, which yields MNLIPTVIEQTNRGERAYDIYSRLLKDRIIMLGSAIDDNVSNSIVAQLLFLEAENPEKDITLYINSPGGSITAGMAIYDTMQYIKPSVSTVCIGMAASMGAFLLAAGEKGKRYALPNAEVMIHQPLGGAQGQATEIEIAAKRILFLREKLNGILAERTGQPIEIIQKDTDRDNFMTAERAKEYGLIDHIITRNSLTDKNKK from the coding sequence ATGAATTTGATTCCTACAGTTATTGAACAAACGAATCGAGGCGAAAGAGCGTACGATATTTACTCCCGTCTTTTAAAAGACCGGATCATCATGCTCGGAAGCGCTATTGATGACAATGTTTCTAATAGCATTGTTGCACAGTTATTATTCCTTGAAGCAGAAAACCCAGAAAAAGATATCACTCTATATATTAACAGCCCTGGCGGTAGTATAACTGCAGGTATGGCGATCTATGATACCATGCAATATATCAAACCATCTGTTTCCACCGTTTGTATCGGGATGGCGGCTTCCATGGGGGCATTCCTGCTAGCTGCCGGCGAAAAAGGAAAACGTTATGCTCTTCCGAATGCCGAAGTCATGATTCACCAGCCACTTGGCGGTGCTCAAGGACAAGCAACTGAAATCGAAATCGCTGCGAAGCGTATTCTTTTCCTAAGAGAAAAATTAAACGGCATCCTTGCTGAGCGTACTGGCCAGCCAATTGAAATTATCCAAAAAGATACAGACCGCGATAATTTTATGACCGCAGAAAGAGCCAAAGAATACGGTTTAATCGACCATATTATCACTCGCAACTCACTGACAGATAAAAATAAAAAATAA
- a CDS encoding helix-turn-helix domain-containing protein translates to MSRQRSMEKILASEFVSIGELVRLTGSRYSTLKFYTEEGMLPFEQESENLTRRFPREKAIAKIEEIKKLKNQGLSIPEIKMILAKNL, encoded by the coding sequence AGGCAGCGCTCCATGGAAAAAATCCTTGCATCCGAATTTGTGTCCATCGGGGAACTAGTTCGTCTAACCGGAAGCCGTTACAGCACTCTTAAATTCTATACAGAAGAAGGGATGCTTCCTTTCGAACAGGAAAGCGAAAACCTAACTCGCCGGTTTCCTCGAGAAAAGGCTATTGCCAAAATAGAAGAAATAAAGAAATTAAAAAATCAAGGATTAAGCATTCCAGAAATCAAGATGATATTAGCTAAAAATCTATAA
- the whiA gene encoding DNA-binding protein WhiA, translated as MSFASETKKELTNLEVKACCVRAELSALIRMNGSLSFSNRGLVVDIQTENAAIARRIYSLIKMSYQVQVELLVRKKMRLKKNNVYIVRLAEQAKEILEDTKILGEGFTFTHDISSDLVKKKCCKRSYLRGAFLAGGSVNNPETSSYHLEIFSLYKEHNDSLCELMNTFGLNSKTLERKKGYITYLKEAEKITEFLIVIGAHNAMLRFEDVRIVRDMRNSVNRLVNCETANLNKTIGASIRQVENIRYIDQSVGLQVLPEKLREIAELRLNYPDVTLKELGEMVSGGAISKSGINHRLRKIDEIAEKLRSGETP; from the coding sequence ATGTCTTTCGCTTCGGAAACAAAGAAGGAATTAACGAACTTGGAAGTGAAAGCCTGCTGTGTTCGTGCGGAACTGTCAGCTCTCATCCGCATGAATGGTTCCCTTTCCTTTTCAAATCGGGGATTAGTTGTCGACATTCAAACTGAAAATGCAGCAATTGCCAGAAGAATATACTCATTAATCAAAATGAGCTATCAAGTACAAGTAGAGCTTTTAGTCCGTAAGAAAATGAGGCTGAAAAAAAATAATGTCTACATTGTTAGGCTGGCAGAACAGGCAAAAGAAATTCTAGAGGATACGAAGATTCTTGGGGAAGGATTTACCTTTACCCATGATATTTCATCTGATTTAGTCAAAAAGAAATGTTGTAAGCGTTCTTATCTTCGCGGTGCTTTTTTGGCAGGAGGCTCGGTTAACAACCCTGAAACCTCATCCTATCATCTGGAGATTTTTTCACTTTACAAAGAACATAATGATTCATTGTGTGAGTTAATGAATACATTTGGTCTGAACAGCAAGACGTTAGAACGTAAAAAAGGCTATATTACGTATTTAAAAGAAGCTGAGAAAATTACTGAGTTTTTAATTGTGATTGGTGCCCATAATGCCATGCTTCGTTTCGAGGATGTCAGGATTGTCCGCGATATGCGTAATTCCGTCAACCGTCTGGTGAATTGTGAAACAGCCAATTTGAATAAAACAATTGGTGCATCAATTAGACAGGTCGAGAATATCCGTTATATCGACCAATCTGTCGGGCTGCAAGTTTTGCCTGAAAAACTGAGGGAGATTGCAGAACTTCGCCTAAATTATCCTGATGTGACCCTTAAAGAACTGGGGGAAATGGTCTCAGGTGGTGCCATCAGCAAATCAGGCATCAATCACCGCTTGCGAAAAATTGATGAAATAGCCGAGAAACTCCGTTCTGGGGAAACACCCTAA
- the hisH gene encoding imidazole glycerol phosphate synthase subunit HisH yields MIGIVDYEMGNLFSVSKALERLGADYYISADEDRLLAADALLLPGVGAFRDAMERLPVKTIKEFAATGKPLLGICLGMQLLFESSEENGLTKGLGLLPGSVRRFPGLTKDGDSYKVPHMGWNRLEFVKESPLLNNLQEDYVYFVHSYYVDAAQSDVLLAKADYHEQVSAVVGQNNIFGMQFHPEKSSKLGMALLQNFLQIADERKAIR; encoded by the coding sequence GTGATCGGAATTGTGGATTATGAAATGGGAAATTTGTTCAGTGTCAGCAAGGCGCTGGAACGGCTGGGCGCCGATTATTACATATCAGCGGATGAGGATCGATTGCTGGCAGCGGATGCACTTCTACTGCCAGGAGTAGGAGCATTTCGCGATGCAATGGAACGCCTCCCGGTAAAGACGATTAAAGAATTTGCGGCTACTGGAAAGCCGTTGCTTGGCATCTGTCTGGGAATGCAGCTATTGTTTGAAAGCAGTGAGGAAAATGGCTTAACAAAAGGTCTTGGCCTTCTGCCAGGCAGTGTCCGCCGTTTCCCGGGCCTGACAAAAGACGGCGATTCCTACAAGGTTCCTCATATGGGCTGGAATCGACTTGAGTTCGTGAAAGAATCGCCGTTATTAAATAACTTACAAGAGGATTATGTTTATTTCGTCCATTCTTATTATGTAGATGCGGCCCAATCAGACGTATTGCTTGCCAAAGCTGATTACCATGAACAAGTGTCTGCTGTTGTCGGTCAAAATAATATTTTCGGGATGCAATTTCATCCGGAAAAAAGCAGCAAATTGGGAATGGCACTTCTGCAAAACTTTTTACAAATAGCGGATGAAAGGAAGGCGATTCGATGA
- the hisA gene encoding 1-(5-phosphoribosyl)-5-[(5-phosphoribosylamino)methylideneamino]imidazole-4-carboxamide isomerase, with translation MSFTIYPAIDMRGGKCVRLLQGDYNKETIYGDSPFDMAQTFAAAGAEWIHMVDLDGAKDGKRVNDRFVIEAAAKLPNVNIQIGGGIRTEQDILHYLENGVDRVIIGSIAVSNPEFAVDMIKKYGERIAVGIDAKNGYVATHGWLDTSELKAVELGKRFADAGAQTFIFTDIATDGTLSGPNIGAICQMAEVTGKNVIASGGVSSIADLQALTAEKGISGAIVGKALYEQRFTLKEALAAAAGAQI, from the coding sequence ATGAGTTTTACCATTTATCCGGCAATCGATATGCGGGGTGGAAAATGTGTCCGCCTGCTTCAAGGAGATTACAATAAGGAAACTATTTACGGAGATTCTCCGTTCGACATGGCGCAAACCTTTGCTGCCGCTGGTGCAGAGTGGATTCATATGGTCGATCTGGATGGTGCAAAGGACGGTAAACGGGTCAATGATCGATTTGTTATTGAGGCAGCAGCTAAGCTGCCCAACGTCAACATTCAAATAGGCGGGGGCATTCGCACTGAACAAGATATTCTCCATTATCTTGAAAATGGAGTTGATCGCGTCATTATTGGCAGCATTGCCGTTTCTAACCCAGAGTTTGCCGTAGACATGATCAAAAAATATGGCGAACGGATTGCGGTTGGAATTGATGCGAAAAATGGATATGTTGCTACACATGGCTGGCTTGATACATCGGAGCTGAAAGCAGTAGAACTTGGCAAGCGTTTTGCAGATGCCGGAGCGCAAACCTTTATTTTTACCGATATTGCCACTGACGGCACTCTTTCTGGTCCAAATATTGGAGCAATATGCCAAATGGCTGAAGTAACGGGCAAAAATGTCATCGCTTCTGGTGGCGTTAGCAGCATTGCTGATTTGCAGGCTTTAACGGCAGAGAAAGGGATTAGCGGGGCCATTGTCGGCAAGGCTCTGTATGAGCAGCGCTTTACACTGAAGGAAGCATTGGCAGCAGCTGCCGGAGCGCAAATATAA
- the hisF gene encoding imidazole glycerol phosphate synthase subunit HisF: MTLTKRIIPCLDVKDGRVVKGIQFVQLRDAGDPVELARVYDEQGADELVFLDISASVEGRKTMVEVVKAVASELAIPFTVGGGINSLDDMKKILRAGADKVSLNTAAVQNPELIREGAGYFGSQCIVVAIDAKFDKELGTWRVYTHGGRTPVDKKVLDWAREAAKLGAGEILLTSMDCDGEKNGFDLALTKAVSESVSIPVIASGGAGNAEHFAEAFEAGKADAALAASIFHYQETSVLEVKNNLRLKGVTVR, encoded by the coding sequence ATGACACTGACAAAACGAATCATTCCCTGCCTTGATGTGAAGGACGGCCGGGTGGTTAAAGGGATTCAATTCGTCCAACTGCGTGATGCCGGCGACCCAGTTGAATTGGCACGGGTTTACGATGAACAAGGAGCAGATGAGCTTGTCTTTCTTGATATCTCTGCTTCAGTAGAAGGCAGAAAGACAATGGTCGAGGTGGTAAAAGCAGTTGCCTCCGAACTGGCCATTCCGTTTACTGTTGGCGGCGGCATCAATTCATTAGACGATATGAAAAAAATTCTTCGTGCCGGAGCAGATAAAGTGTCGCTTAATACAGCTGCGGTCCAAAATCCCGAATTGATCAGAGAAGGAGCTGGATATTTTGGCTCCCAGTGTATTGTTGTCGCGATCGATGCAAAATTTGACAAAGAATTAGGAACATGGCGTGTCTATACACATGGCGGCAGAACGCCTGTTGATAAGAAAGTTTTGGATTGGGCACGTGAAGCAGCGAAGCTGGGCGCCGGTGAAATTTTACTAACCAGCATGGATTGTGATGGTGAGAAAAATGGTTTTGACCTTGCCTTAACCAAGGCAGTCAGTGAGTCGGTTTCGATACCAGTCATTGCCTCTGGCGGCGCAGGAAATGCAGAACACTTTGCAGAAGCTTTTGAAGCAGGAAAAGCGGATGCAGCGTTGGCGGCCTCCATATTTCACTATCAAGAAACCTCAGTCCTTGAAGTTAAGAATAATCTACGCCTAAAAGGAGTGACAGTCAGATGA
- a CDS encoding HPr family phosphocarrier protein, translated as MLVKEVEVKLKTGLQARPAALFVQEANRFSSDIFLEKDGKKVNAKSIMGLMSLAVGTGVVINIVADGSDEESAIQTLSEFVQNEH; from the coding sequence ATGTTGGTAAAAGAAGTAGAAGTAAAATTAAAAACAGGTCTTCAGGCACGTCCGGCTGCCCTGTTTGTTCAGGAGGCTAATCGGTTTTCATCGGATATTTTTCTTGAAAAGGATGGAAAGAAAGTAAATGCGAAAAGCATTATGGGGTTAATGAGCCTTGCTGTTGGAACAGGTGTTGTCATCAATATTGTTGCCGATGGCAGCGATGAGGAAAGCGCTATCCAAACATTAAGTGAATTTGTTCAGAACGAGCACTAA